A window of Dictyoglomus sp. NZ13-RE01 contains these coding sequences:
- the rhaI gene encoding L-rhamnose isomerase, with translation MKDYEKSYEILRKKLEDKGINVDEIEDRLKNFKVETPSWGYQDSGTRFAIFKQKGSARNVKEKIQDASIVHKLTGICPTVALHIPWDMTDNWEELYNYAISLGVRPGAINPNLFQDDDYKLGSLCHPNEKIRKKAINHILECIEIAKKLKSRDISLWLADGTNHPGQDDFRARKHRLEESLKEVYKHLEPNMRLLIEYKFFEPAFYHTDIPDWGSAFNLSKKLGDRAYVLVDLGHHPLGTNIEQIVAVLLDEEKLGGFHFNNKKYADDDLTTGSINPYELFLIFHEIIKAEKDGLKVDIAYMIDESHNLKNKIEEMIQSVENIYRLYAKALIVDMKALKKYQEEGDIVMAENTLMSAFDTDVMPLIYKVREEMNLPLDPLKAFRESGYLEKIIKERS, from the coding sequence ATGAAAGATTATGAAAAAAGCTATGAGATATTAAGAAAGAAATTGGAAGATAAAGGAATTAATGTAGATGAGATAGAAGATCGCCTTAAAAATTTTAAAGTGGAAACTCCAAGTTGGGGATATCAGGATTCAGGGACAAGATTTGCCATATTTAAACAAAAGGGTTCCGCAAGAAATGTTAAGGAAAAGATCCAGGATGCCAGTATAGTTCATAAGTTAACAGGTATATGTCCTACTGTTGCCCTCCATATTCCTTGGGATATGACAGATAATTGGGAGGAGCTTTATAATTATGCTATATCTTTAGGTGTTAGACCCGGTGCAATAAATCCTAATTTGTTCCAAGATGATGACTATAAATTGGGGAGCTTGTGCCATCCTAATGAGAAGATTCGGAAAAAGGCAATTAACCATATATTAGAGTGCATTGAGATTGCTAAAAAACTAAAATCACGAGACATATCCCTTTGGCTTGCAGATGGTACCAATCATCCAGGGCAAGATGATTTTAGAGCAAGAAAACATCGATTAGAAGAGAGCCTAAAAGAAGTTTATAAACATTTAGAACCAAATATGAGACTACTTATTGAATACAAATTCTTTGAGCCTGCCTTCTATCATACTGATATACCTGATTGGGGATCTGCTTTTAATTTATCAAAGAAATTAGGAGATAGAGCATATGTATTAGTAGACTTAGGACACCATCCCTTAGGTACAAACATAGAACAAATTGTAGCAGTATTATTAGATGAAGAAAAATTAGGAGGTTTCCATTTTAATAACAAGAAATATGCAGATGACGATTTAACAACAGGTTCTATTAATCCTTACGAGCTATTTCTTATATTCCATGAAATAATAAAGGCAGAAAAGGATGGATTAAAGGTTGATATAGCCTATATGATAGATGAATCACATAACTTAAAGAATAAAATAGAAGAGATGATTCAAAGCGTAGAGAATATATACAGATTATATGCAAAGGCACTAATTGTAGATATGAAAGCCTTAAAGAAATATCAAGAGGAAGGAGATATAGTTATGGCAGAGAACACATTAATGTCCGCTTTTGACACAGACGTTATGCCATTAATTTACAAAGTAAGGGAAGAGATGAATCTCCCATTAGACCCATTGAAGGCTTTTAGAGAAAGTGGCTATTTGGAGAAGATTATTAAGGAAAGAAGTTAA
- the rbsK gene encoding ribokinase produces the protein MEKKKIVIVGSYNTDLMSKAPWLPKPGETVLGGPFKMGPGGKGSNQAVCAARLGAEVYFVGCIGKDYFGEVARNNFLNENINIDYLKITDKTHTGIALIMVDDKTGENMIVVAPGANMEVDRGLVEKAKDIILGADVVLLQLEIPVETVAYTIDLVSKKEKPLSILNPAPGRKLDKKIWKKVDLITPNRSELELITEMKIESIEDAEKAAREIISSGVKEVVVTLGKDGALVVNEEGSTYVPSFKVEVVDTTGAGDAFNGGLAVALAEGKDLISAVYFANAVAALNVTKIGTAPAMPYREEVERFLKDRAKGVL, from the coding sequence TTGGAAAAGAAAAAAATAGTTATAGTAGGAAGTTACAATACTGATCTTATGTCAAAAGCTCCTTGGCTTCCAAAACCAGGAGAAACAGTTTTGGGTGGTCCTTTTAAAATGGGACCTGGAGGCAAAGGCTCTAACCAAGCAGTGTGTGCAGCTAGATTAGGAGCAGAGGTCTATTTTGTAGGATGTATAGGGAAAGACTATTTTGGAGAAGTAGCAAGAAATAATTTTTTAAATGAAAACATAAATATAGATTATTTAAAAATAACTGATAAAACTCATACAGGAATAGCTTTAATAATGGTAGATGATAAAACAGGAGAAAATATGATAGTGGTAGCGCCTGGAGCTAATATGGAGGTAGATAGAGGGCTTGTGGAGAAGGCAAAAGATATTATATTGGGAGCAGATGTGGTTCTTCTCCAATTAGAAATACCTGTGGAAACAGTAGCTTATACTATAGACTTGGTTTCTAAAAAGGAAAAACCTTTATCAATTCTTAATCCCGCCCCTGGAAGAAAATTGGATAAAAAAATATGGAAGAAGGTTGATCTAATTACTCCAAATAGAAGTGAATTGGAACTTATTACAGAGATGAAAATAGAATCTATAGAGGATGCAGAAAAAGCCGCAAGAGAGATTATCTCTTCTGGAGTAAAAGAAGTAGTAGTTACTCTTGGGAAAGATGGTGCATTAGTGGTAAATGAGGAAGGATCTACTTATGTCCCCTCCTTTAAAGTGGAAGTTGTAGATACTACGGGAGCTGGGGATGCTTTTAATGGAGGATTAGCTGTAGCCCTTGCAGAAGGAAAGGATTTAATCTCCGCAGTATATTTTGCTAATGCGGTGGCAGCTTTAAATGTTACAAAAATAGGAACCGCTCCTGCTATGCCCTATAGAGAAGAGGTGGAAAGATTTTTAAAAGACCGTGCAAAGGGGGTTTTATAA